The genome window CAAATGTGCGATCGTGCGAAATCACCATCACAGCTTTGGCTTGATTTTTCAAGAAATCCTCTAACCACTGAATCGATTCGATATCCAAGTGATTCGTTGGCTCATCTAATAAAATTAAATCTGGTTTACGCAAAAGAATTTTAGCTAATTCGATTCGCATACGCCAACCTCCCGAAAACTCAGAAGTTGATCGATCCAAATCTTCTTGCGCAAATCCCATTCCTTTCAAAACCTTTTCCACTTCGGCTTCGTAATTTACTTCTTCTATCGAATAAAATTTCTCACTAACTTCTGAAACGCGCTCGATTAGCTTCATATAATCATCACTTTCATAATCAGTTCGTACAGTTAATTGCTCATTTAATTCATCAATTTCATTTTTCATTGATAAATATTCAGCAAAAGCTTTTGATGTTTCTTCACGAACAGTACAATTATCTTCGGTTAACAAATGTTGTGGTAAATAAGCAATTACCGCATCTTTTGGCGCTGAAATATTTCCCAAAGAAGGTTTATTGATTCCTGCAACAATCTTAAGTAAAGTAGATTTTCCTGCTCCATTTTTTCCCATTAAAGCAATTTTGTCATTTTCGTTTATCACAAAACTAACTCCACTAAACAACGTTGAAGAACCGAATTGAACGGTAATATCATTAACTGTAATCATAAATTTTATCGAATAATTGCGGCAAAGATAATCGAATGAGAAAGATTAATTATTATCAATAGGATTTAGAATCGTATTATTTTACCACTGAATCGATTAAATTGTATATTTATCTAAATATTAATACTCATTATGAATAAATTTTACATTTTAATTATAAGTTTAATCTCTGTAAGCAATGTTATTGCACAAGAAAAAAAATCGGATTTTGATAAATTTAAAGCAAATGCTGTTAAAAATAGTTGCGAATGTTTTCATAAAATAAAACAAAATCAATTATATAATCGAAAAGAGCTTTATGACAAAATCAAATCTTGTATTGATGAAGAAGTCCTAGCTTTTCAGATGATTGATAAATTAAGTGCTATTTCAGTTGAAACAAACGGTAAAAAGAAAAAGGATAAAAAAGAAATCAAAATTAATATTGATACAAATGAAAAAAGTGGAGAATATCTAAAATATTACAGAGCAATCGAGTCAGATTTATTCGATAATTGCGATAATTTTAGAGATATTATTGCTTCAAGTGAAATTGGATTAGAAAATGAAATCCCTTCTGAAAATAGAAAAGCTTTGGATTATTATTCTGAAGGTTTGAAAGCTGTAAAGGAAAGTAATTGGAAATCTGCAGCAGACTTTTTTGCAAATGCGGTTAAAGAAGATCCGAAGTTTTATTATGCGTGGGATAATCTTGGGGTAAATTTGAGAAGATTGGAACGATATGATGAGGCAATAGAAGCTTATCAAAAATCTTTGCAAATCAATCCTTATGGCGCTATGCCATTACAAAATATTGCAGTGGCTTATATACATCAAAAAAATTATACTGCGGCAATAGAAGCCTATGAAAAGTTTGCAGATATTTATCCTAACAATCCTGAAACTTTTTACGGTTTAGGTCATTTGTATATCGTTGATCTTAAAGAATATGAAAAAGGTTTAGATTACATGTGTAAAGCCTATAATAAATACATTGAAAATAACTCTCCATACAGATCTGATGCAGAAACGGTAATTTCGGTTGCATATCAAGCGATGAAAAAGAATAATCAAGAAGAAAAATTTATGGAAATTTTGAAAAAAAATAATATTCACATTGGAGAATAATAAAAAAAGCTCGAGATTATCTCGAGCTTTTATATGTTGTAAAGAATTTCTTAAACTGTTAAATCTTCACCAACTTCTAATAAAATCAATTGAATATGACGCGAAAAGAAAATAGATTTCGCTTCTGCTTTATCAATTTTAATTGGTGGAAATGTATCGTAATGATAACCCAAAACCTTAGTTGCTTGCACATATTCTGCAGCAATAGAAGCACTTTTTGCACCCATCGTAAAGTTATCTCCGATTGGTAAAATTGCTAAATCAAGTTGTCCAATTGTATCTGGAATCAACTTCATTTCGTATGTCAAAGCTGTATCACCAGCGATATAAACACGCTTTCCTTCACTTTCGATAATGTAGCCATTCGGATCTCCTCCATACGTTCCATCAGCAAATGAACTCGAATGAAATGCAATCGTCGATTGAATCGAACCAAAGTCAAAACTAAATTTACCGCCCGTATTCATTCCGTGTGCTTTCAAACCTCTTTCCGAATAATAAGAAGCAATTTCTGCATTCGAAATAATCAAAGCGCCTGTTCGTTTTGCCAATTCTTCCACATCATACACATGATCTTGATGCGCATGCGTAATGACAATATAATCCGCTTTTAAACTTTTGAAATCGATGTTTTTTGCTAATTCATTTGGTGTAATAAATGGATCAACAACAATGTGTTTGCCGTTTGCTTCAATCGCAAGCGAGGCATGTCCTAAGTATTGAATTTTCATTATATATTTTTTTGTGATTAACGAATTAAAGTATCAATAAAATCGAAACCGATTAAGCTATATCCTAATAATACAGCGAAAAATAAAGCTAACATTGCTACTTGTTTCAAGAATGGATCGAAATCTTTTGGGTCTTTTACTGCGAAAATTTGACGACGAATGGCGTTCGCAAAAAAGATTAAAATTAAAAATACAAAACCAGATAATTTACCTTGTTTAAGTGGTGACATCGTTACATATAATGCGCTTAATGCAAAAGGAATCGTCATTAAAGCCATTTGGTAATATTTACTTTTTTGAAATCCTAATTTTGATGCAACCGTAATTTTATTGTTTTTGACATCATTTTTCACATCGCGCATATTGTTCAAATTTAACACTGCTACACTCCAACATCCCATCGAAGCTGCAGGTAATAAAATTTGCCATTGAAAAACTTTAGAATATAAAAATTCTCCACCCGCAACAGCTAAAATTCCAAAGAATAAGAACACAAAAACATCTCCTAAACCAATATATCCGTATGGTTTTTTTCCCATTGTATAAGCCATTGCTGCAAAAATAGACGCAACACCCAAGCCAAGAAAAATGTAAATGTATTTCATATCATTTGGATAAAAAGATACATACAACAATGCAGCAACACAAGCTAAAGAAATCGCAACCATAATTCCGATGGCAACTTTCATTTGGTTTTGTGTAATCAATCCAGATGCTACAGCACGCTGTTCTCCTACTCTATTTGCGTCTGTTCCTTTTACCGCATCGCCATAATCGTTTGCGAAATTTGATAAAATTTGGAAAGCCAAAGTTGTTAAAAGTGATAAGAAAAATATATCATTTCGAAAGATTCCTTCTGATTTTGCAATAAATCCAGCCAATAATAATCCACTCAAAGAAAGTGGTAATGTGCGAAGCCTTGCGGCTAATATCCATTTTTTCATACTGAACAAAGATAATGAAGATTTTACTTTTTTTATCATCGAAAATTGAAGTAATATTGCATAGAATTTATCTATTTCAACTACTAAAATGCCTCGTAAAAAGAAAACACAACAATCTATTTTTAATACATTAAAAAAAATCAAACTTTCGACTTATGTAATTAGTTTGCTGATTTTGTGCGTTGTTTATTTTGCGTATCGTTATCGCCATGGTATTCATTACTATTTTTCGGTTGTAGAAAAATCGCTGAAAGGCGAAAAATTGGTTGATGATAAAGTTACAAAATTTGACATTCGAAATATTGAGGTGATGGATAAATATTATCTCAAAACTTTTGGTGTTGATGTTTCGCATTATCAAGGAAAAATTGATTGGACGAAAATGCATACGATTTACAATTTGTATCCTATAAATTTTGCTTTTATCCGTTCTACAATGGGAACTTCGTCTATTGATGAGACTTTTGAGGATAATTGGGAAGGTGCAAAAGAAAATAATATTTTGCGTGGTGCTTATCATTTTTATCGTCCAGACGAAAATTCGACTTTACAAGCGCAGAATTTTATTGCAAAAGTAAAATTAGAAAATGGCGATTTGCCTCCAGTTTTGGATATTGAAACCTTACCGAGAACACAATCTATGGTTCGTTTGGTGGAAGGAATTAAGAATTGGTGCAAAATTGTTGAAGAGCATTACGATATCAAACCGATTATTTATACGTCGGACAAATATTTCGAAGATTATTTGCAAGATCATTTTGATGGTTATATTATTTGGATTGCCAATTACAATTTTTGGGTGCAAGAAATGAAAGGTCATTGGGATTTTTGGCAATTTACCGAAAAAGCAACCATAGATGGCGTAAAACGTTATAAAGTTGATGTGAATATCTACAACGGAACCATTGATGATTTGGAAGGATTGACGCTTTAATTCTTTGGATAAAATTTCTTATAATCCTCGTGATAAGCACTATCCCAATTTATTTTAGAAAAATCTTCGGAAGTATTATTGAATTTCGCATCGGCTACCAAACGTTCGCGCGTTGAAAGTGGACGAAAAACATATCTAAAATCTGTATTGATCAAATATTTTCTTAATTTTTGGAGCTCTTTACTTTTAATTGAATCTTTATTTATTCCTATAATAATAGATTTTGGAATTCTTTTATCTTTTTCAGTTTTCTGTTCTATTCTTTTAATAAAATCAATTATTGTATCCGATTTTATTAGAATTAGATCTTTCTTTTTAACTTTAAATTCTTCATAAATTTCTTTATTCCTTTCAGCTTGAAAAGAAGGAGTTCCACAAAAATCATCATAAGGAAACTCATTATTATAATAGTAGATTAAAGTATCATTATAAAATATAAATTGATCTTCGGCAAAATCAAAAGAAGGTTCTGGTATTAAAGAATCTTTACTATAATAATCATTTAAAGCTTTGTTATACTTTCTATAAGAAAACGAAGAATCTGCATTCATTCCCATTGCTAAAATCTTTTGATTAATCGAATCTTGATGCAATTTATCTCGTTCTTCTTGCGATAATTCTCGCTTACAACTCAACAAACCAAATCCTAAAAGTAAAAAGTAAACAATAGATTTCATTGATAATTATTTTCTTAAAGATAACAAAAAAGCGAATCGTTTGATTCGCTTTTCTTTATTTTAAAACCTTTACTTCTTTTTATATGAATATTTTATTCTAAAGTTACTTTTCGAATAGGTTTGATGAAAAAAGCAATAAAAATTACAGTTAAAATTGTCATTGTTCCGCCAAAAATAATTCCTGGAACTAACCCTAAAAATGTTGCGGCAATTCCACTTTCTAAAGCTCCTAATTCGTTAGAAGAGCTCACAAATATTGAATTGACAGATGAAACACGACCTTTCAAATTTTCGGGCGTTTTGATTTGTAAAATACTTTGACGAATTACCATCGAAATTGCATCAAAAGCACCTCCAAACATCAAAATAACAAAACATAAATACAGATTTTGACTAAATCCAAAAGAAATAATACAAACACCAAACATTGCGACTGCTCCCAATAATTTTGGTCCAACATTTCCTTTCAATAAACTTGGAATCATCGACAAGAAAAACATCATTATAATAGATCCAATTCCATGTGCTGAACGTAATAAACCAAAAGCTTCAGAACCTTGATTCAGTACTTTTTCTACGAAAGCTGGCAACAACGATTCTGCTCCACCAAAGAAAACCGCAAACATATCCAAACTCAAAACAGCTAAGATAATTGGTGTTCCCCAAATAAATCTCAAACCTTCTTTGATACGTGTCATTGGTGATTCTGTCGATTCTGATTCAGATAATTCTGCTGGTTTTTTAGAGATCAACAATATCATGACCATCGAAATACACATAATTGTAAAAGCGGTTATCAAAGCAGCTTCAATACCAAATTTTGCTAAAATAACTCCTCCTGCTAAAGGTCCTAAAACTGATCCAATCATAAATGCAGACGAAGAAACTGGAATTGCTTTTGTGTAGTTTTCTTTGCGAACAACTAAAGCTAAAAGGGCAAACAAAGCTGGTCCGCTAAAAGATCTTGTCAATCCCAAAATGAAAAATGCAAAATAACAAATTCCTAAATAAACAGGAATTCCAATTGCTTGCCGAACTGACGGAAAATTTACAATCATCAAGACAAAAGATGCAGTCATAAAACAACCAATACTTCGTACCAAAATCATCCGTTTATCCAATTTATCAACCAATTGTCCCGCATAAAAAGCAGTTAAAAGAATTGGTAAAAACTCTGCTAAACCAATTAATCCAAGAAAAATTTCTTTCTGAGTGACTTTAAAAATTTCGTAAGCAACAGATGTACTCTGAATAAATAAAGCAAATATTAAGGAAAACCTTAAAAATATGAATGGAATAAATTCTTTATTTTTCCAAACGGATGGAACTTTCTCCTCTGATGTCATTTTGTAATTTGAATTTTAAGTTTTTAAATGTACACTGATTTTATTCAAAACTACCTTGATTTTGGATAATAAATTTGTATAAAATCAAAAAAAATCTTCGCGTATTTCTACCCGAAGATTTTTGAAAGTTTATGATGTATTTTAGTGTTTAATTTAAGCGAATTCTAATTGTTTTTTCTCCTCTAATTGAAGACGATATTCGTAAATATCCTCAATTGTCAAAACTGTCATTT of Empedobacter falsenii contains these proteins:
- a CDS encoding metal-dependent hydrolase encodes the protein MKIQYLGHASLAIEANGKHIVVDPFITPNELAKNIDFKSLKADYIVITHAHQDHVYDVEELAKRTGALIISNAEIASYYSERGLKAHGMNTGGKFSFDFGSIQSTIAFHSSSFADGTYGGDPNGYIIESEGKRVYIAGDTALTYEMKLIPDTIGQLDLAILPIGDNFTMGAKSASIAAEYVQATKVLGYHYDTFPPIKIDKAEAKSIFFSRHIQLILLEVGEDLTV
- a CDS encoding glycoside hydrolase family 25 protein, whose protein sequence is MPRKKKTQQSIFNTLKKIKLSTYVISLLILCVVYFAYRYRHGIHYYFSVVEKSLKGEKLVDDKVTKFDIRNIEVMDKYYLKTFGVDVSHYQGKIDWTKMHTIYNLYPINFAFIRSTMGTSSIDETFEDNWEGAKENNILRGAYHFYRPDENSTLQAQNFIAKVKLENGDLPPVLDIETLPRTQSMVRLVEGIKNWCKIVEEHYDIKPIIYTSDKYFEDYLQDHFDGYIIWIANYNFWVQEMKGHWDFWQFTEKATIDGVKRYKVDVNIYNGTIDDLEGLTL
- a CDS encoding tetratricopeptide repeat protein, with the protein product MNKFYILIISLISVSNVIAQEKKSDFDKFKANAVKNSCECFHKIKQNQLYNRKELYDKIKSCIDEEVLAFQMIDKLSAISVETNGKKKKDKKEIKINIDTNEKSGEYLKYYRAIESDLFDNCDNFRDIIASSEIGLENEIPSENRKALDYYSEGLKAVKESNWKSAADFFANAVKEDPKFYYAWDNLGVNLRRLERYDEAIEAYQKSLQINPYGAMPLQNIAVAYIHQKNYTAAIEAYEKFADIYPNNPETFYGLGHLYIVDLKEYEKGLDYMCKAYNKYIENNSPYRSDAETVISVAYQAMKKNNQEEKFMEILKKNNIHIGE
- the menA gene encoding 1,4-dihydroxy-2-naphthoate octaprenyltransferase is translated as MKKWILAARLRTLPLSLSGLLLAGFIAKSEGIFRNDIFFLSLLTTLAFQILSNFANDYGDAVKGTDANRVGEQRAVASGLITQNQMKVAIGIMVAISLACVAALLYVSFYPNDMKYIYIFLGLGVASIFAAMAYTMGKKPYGYIGLGDVFVFLFFGILAVAGGEFLYSKVFQWQILLPAASMGCWSVAVLNLNNMRDVKNDVKNNKITVASKLGFQKSKYYQMALMTIPFALSALYVTMSPLKQGKLSGFVFLILIFFANAIRRQIFAVKDPKDFDPFLKQVAMLALFFAVLLGYSLIGFDFIDTLIR
- a CDS encoding MFS transporter — encoded protein: MTSEEKVPSVWKNKEFIPFIFLRFSLIFALFIQSTSVAYEIFKVTQKEIFLGLIGLAEFLPILLTAFYAGQLVDKLDKRMILVRSIGCFMTASFVLMIVNFPSVRQAIGIPVYLGICYFAFFILGLTRSFSGPALFALLALVVRKENYTKAIPVSSSAFMIGSVLGPLAGGVILAKFGIEAALITAFTIMCISMVMILLISKKPAELSESESTESPMTRIKEGLRFIWGTPIILAVLSLDMFAVFFGGAESLLPAFVEKVLNQGSEAFGLLRSAHGIGSIIMMFFLSMIPSLLKGNVGPKLLGAVAMFGVCIISFGFSQNLYLCFVILMFGGAFDAISMVIRQSILQIKTPENLKGRVSSVNSIFVSSSNELGALESGIAATFLGLVPGIIFGGTMTILTVIFIAFFIKPIRKVTLE